A single window of Fervidicoccus fontis Kam940 DNA harbors:
- a CDS encoding putative metallopeptidase, with product MIKYKRCYEIREVAKGIALDSDLKINFNNIAFVVSHGAKSNAYARIYGLSKAIQIGHVLPPLYTIEFLCNKIKSLNEREITGVLIHEFLHIPYNMSGGLRPHGNIVNSKNVKILLNRVSEDKMAKFYSLIKKCCSES from the coding sequence ATGATAAAATACAAAAGATGCTATGAGATCAGAGAAGTTGCAAAAGGGATTGCTTTGGATTCTGATTTAAAAATAAATTTTAACAACATTGCATTTGTCGTTTCGCATGGAGCAAAATCAAATGCGTATGCAAGGATATACGGTCTATCAAAAGCTATCCAAATAGGACACGTCCTTCCACCTTTATATACCATAGAATTTTTGTGCAACAAAATAAAATCTTTGAATGAAAGAGAAATTACTGGAGTCTTAATTCATGAATTTCTGCACATTCCATATAACATGTCCGGAGGCTTGAGACCTCACGGAAATATAGTAAATTCTAAAAATGTGAAGATCCTCCTCAACAGAGTTTCAGAAGATAAAATGGCTAAGTTTTATTCCTTAATAAAAAAATGTTGTTCAGAAAGTTAG
- a CDS encoding ATP/GTP-binding protein, with product MECKYVVFMGPAGSGKTTLTATFSDWLSSQGIDNVKVNLDPAVEYLPYDPDIDVRNYVDAREVAKKYSLGPNGALLASMDLLYGKLEDIKKELMEIEGEYVLIDMPGQLELFSFRSTGPLIVDRLSSKNRTAVVFLMDANFTASVENFLSILMLSHSIRIRHYFPQINAISKIDLLSPELLEELLTLKESPELLKEKVIDKGDPKYHDYINSIADFLIEEGIDFIPVSSTTGEGLDELFASIQNLISNLDEIETNL from the coding sequence ATGGAATGCAAATATGTTGTTTTTATGGGTCCTGCTGGAAGCGGGAAAACAACATTAACTGCGACTTTTTCTGACTGGCTTTCTTCTCAAGGAATAGACAATGTAAAGGTTAATTTAGATCCCGCAGTAGAATACCTTCCTTATGATCCAGATATTGATGTTAGAAACTATGTAGACGCCAGAGAGGTAGCAAAGAAGTATTCTTTAGGACCTAATGGCGCTCTGCTTGCTAGCATGGATCTCCTTTATGGAAAGCTTGAAGATATAAAGAAAGAACTTATGGAAATTGAAGGTGAGTATGTGCTCATTGATATGCCTGGTCAGCTCGAACTTTTCAGCTTTAGGAGTACAGGTCCTCTAATTGTAGATAGACTCTCTTCCAAAAATCGGACAGCTGTAGTTTTTTTAATGGATGCAAATTTTACAGCTTCAGTTGAAAACTTTCTCTCAATACTCATGCTTAGTCACAGCATAAGAATCAGGCATTATTTCCCTCAAATAAATGCAATATCCAAGATCGATCTCCTCTCTCCGGAGTTATTGGAAGAATTATTGACTTTAAAGGAGTCTCCTGAATTATTAAAAGAAAAAGTCATAGATAAGGGAGATCCGAAATATCATGACTATATCAACAGTATTGCTGACTTTCTTATCGAGGAAGGCATTGATTTTATACCTGTTTCAAGCACAACTGGAGAGGGGTTAGATGAACTCTTCGCCTCAATTCAAAACCTTATTTCCAATTTAGATGAAATAGAAACAAATCTCTAA
- a CDS encoding NAD(P)/FAD-dependent oxidoreductase codes for MEFSRINIIGAGPAGASLAFFLSSLGYSNITVYESSKVLGSKPCGMAVPASIKDLIKLENEHIINEIKGYRLFIDEKLLHEDISGTHWGYIINKQKFLEDLVSDVEVKREHLKINLDELSKRKDELYVIAAGIYWNGSPKERLNAVEATVNVYNWNEPSIIQIWFDTKLMGYYWAFPHSEKKVNIGVGGFEDFFSLKARLIKFIKKIGSVEKMEPEKILGSQIVSTGIVDSILSPAENVFAIGEGVGSVLPLTGEGIRPSIQMAKIFSENISSKELFIQNFKSSALYKTSKIQRKILSILKQMPPFLRNKIMRSIPKDIMIKIGLGSYSENDVNKLKLILKTFQV; via the coding sequence ATGGAATTTAGTAGAATAAATATAATAGGTGCGGGTCCAGCAGGAGCTAGCCTTGCATTTTTTCTCTCTTCCCTAGGCTATAGCAACATTACAGTTTATGAATCATCAAAAGTCCTCGGGAGCAAACCGTGCGGAATGGCTGTACCAGCTTCAATTAAAGATTTGATAAAACTTGAAAATGAGCACATAATTAATGAAATTAAAGGATATAGATTGTTTATTGATGAAAAATTGCTTCATGAAGATATCTCAGGAACGCATTGGGGATATATAATAAATAAGCAAAAATTTCTTGAAGATCTTGTTAGTGACGTGGAAGTTAAAAGAGAACATTTAAAAATAAACTTAGATGAGCTTAGTAAAAGGAAAGATGAGCTGTATGTAATAGCCGCGGGGATTTATTGGAACGGATCGCCAAAAGAAAGACTCAATGCTGTGGAAGCTACTGTAAACGTTTATAATTGGAATGAACCTTCCATTATTCAAATCTGGTTTGATACAAAATTAATGGGATATTACTGGGCATTTCCTCATTCAGAAAAGAAAGTAAACATAGGTGTAGGAGGATTTGAAGATTTTTTCAGTTTGAAGGCTAGGCTTATTAAGTTTATCAAGAAAATCGGTTCTGTTGAGAAAATGGAACCTGAAAAGATACTAGGAAGTCAGATTGTAAGCACAGGAATTGTTGATAGTATCCTTTCCCCCGCTGAAAATGTATTTGCAATTGGTGAAGGAGTCGGCAGTGTTCTCCCACTTACAGGTGAGGGGATAAGACCGTCAATTCAAATGGCGAAAATCTTTTCCGAAAATATTAGTAGTAAGGAATTATTCATTCAAAATTTTAAAAGTTCCGCTCTTTACAAAACGAGCAAGATACAAAGAAAAATACTTTCTATTTTAAAACAAATGCCCCCATTTTTGAGGAACAAAATAATGAGGAGTATCCCAAAAGACATAATGATAAAGATCGGATTAGGAAGCTACAGTGAAAATGATGTCAACAAGCTAAAATTGATATTAAAAACATTTCAAGTCTGA
- a CDS encoding aldo/keto reductase codes for MEYRSLGSTEEKISAVSLGAWQFSESWGLLDYEMIKKIISTAVDNGINMIDTAIAYGRGKSEDFVGRALEELNLKEKVFVATKIPGEMLGYHDVLRAVRGSLRRLRKESIDLLQVHSPPLWNNIPTCEYMRALEKLVIQGLVRYIGVSNFPSILVEEANFCLSREEVVSNQVRYNLIERDAEKEIIPHALQNDMSIIAWSPLAKGALSGKYTAENLPKFSDVRQNEPIFYPENFKNIMPLIDLVKGIAEKYGKIPSQVSLNWLLTSYDNVIVIPGAKNPEQVIENVGAADWKMSYDDWLLLEEESRKITIYRSLNVFP; via the coding sequence ATGGAATACAGATCTTTAGGTTCAACAGAAGAAAAAATAAGTGCTGTAAGTTTAGGAGCTTGGCAGTTCAGTGAATCTTGGGGACTGTTGGATTATGAGATGATAAAAAAGATTATCAGTACGGCAGTTGACAATGGGATAAACATGATTGATACTGCAATAGCATATGGAAGAGGGAAGAGTGAAGATTTCGTAGGGAGAGCTCTCGAGGAGCTCAATCTCAAAGAGAAAGTATTTGTAGCTACTAAAATACCCGGAGAGATGCTTGGCTATCACGACGTATTGAGGGCTGTAAGAGGAAGCTTAAGAAGACTGAGAAAGGAGAGCATTGACCTTCTTCAAGTGCATTCTCCTCCTCTTTGGAATAATATACCTACATGCGAATACATGAGGGCTTTGGAAAAATTGGTAATTCAGGGTTTGGTGAGATATATCGGTGTTAGCAATTTTCCTTCAATATTAGTTGAAGAGGCAAACTTCTGCCTTTCTAGGGAAGAAGTAGTAAGCAATCAAGTAAGATATAATTTGATTGAAAGGGATGCGGAAAAAGAAATAATACCGCATGCTTTACAAAACGATATGTCAATAATAGCATGGAGTCCTCTCGCAAAAGGAGCCCTTTCCGGAAAATATACAGCAGAAAATCTTCCTAAATTCTCTGATGTAAGACAGAATGAGCCCATCTTCTATCCTGAGAACTTTAAAAATATTATGCCGCTAATAGATCTTGTTAAAGGAATTGCAGAAAAATACGGAAAAATTCCCTCGCAAGTATCGCTAAACTGGCTCCTCACTTCATATGATAATGTGATAGTAATTCCAGGAGCGAAGAATCCTGAACAAGTTATAGAAAATGTTGGTGCCGCAGATTGGAAGATGAGCTATGATGATTGGCTTTTGCTAGAAGAAGAATCAAGAAAAATTACAATATACAGGAGCTTAAACGTTTTTCCATAA
- a CDS encoding YkgJ family cysteine cluster protein yields MNNMNYIRVGEKFKFKCTRCTLCCGTGPNVSITVFDVIRMSKYLDVNPIQFLKIFTNVIIADLIPVIALKGDIAGRCEFLGFDSNGKTFCKIYKYRPLKCRLYPVKLISPKSNHVYLDTDCPGLYAEDAEFIDFPVDIYKRNAYEVEWQYKKLYEKIFNEGKEPLNALLELIEELYEEAKNKNPSWLEI; encoded by the coding sequence ATGAATAATATGAATTACATAAGGGTGGGTGAAAAATTTAAATTCAAATGCACTAGATGCACGCTATGCTGTGGCACTGGTCCTAATGTTTCAATAACGGTATTTGATGTAATAAGGATGTCAAAGTATCTCGATGTAAACCCAATTCAATTTCTTAAAATCTTCACCAATGTTATAATTGCTGACTTAATTCCAGTAATAGCCTTAAAAGGAGATATTGCAGGAAGGTGCGAATTTCTTGGTTTTGATAGTAATGGAAAGACCTTCTGTAAAATTTATAAGTACAGACCGCTTAAATGTAGGCTTTATCCTGTCAAGCTCATTTCTCCAAAAAGCAACCACGTTTATTTAGATACTGATTGCCCTGGACTGTATGCTGAAGATGCAGAGTTCATTGACTTTCCGGTGGATATATACAAAAGAAATGCGTATGAGGTTGAATGGCAATATAAAAAGCTCTATGAAAAGATCTTTAATGAAGGGAAGGAACCGCTCAATGCTCTTTTAGAATTAATAGAGGAGCTCTATGAGGAGGCAAAAAACAAAAACCCGTCATGGCTGGAAATATGA
- a CDS encoding NAD(P)/FAD-dependent oxidoreductase → MKTGVIGGGISGLLTSIRLSESGCNVYLYEEHTEVGLPEHCTGIVSKKTLKMMNAPIDECIKKEFTEIAFF, encoded by the coding sequence TTGAAAACAGGTGTAATAGGTGGAGGCATATCAGGCCTCCTTACTTCTATAAGACTCTCCGAATCAGGTTGCAATGTTTATTTATATGAAGAGCATACAGAAGTGGGCCTCCCTGAGCACTGTACAGGCATAGTTTCCAAGAAGACATTAAAGATGATGAATGCGCCAATAGATGAGTGTATCAAAAAAGAATTTACAGAGATCGCTTTTTTTTAA
- the pheT gene encoding phenylalanine--tRNA ligase subunit beta has translation MPVLQIYKKRLAKFIEKEFSEEELSNLLFNLKSESRTIDNQLLEVEVNSDRPDLYISEGLGRAIKGLLGKKKGLFEPNTLIDNIEVLAEYVPSRPQIVIATIRGISLDDEDIKELIQFQEKLHLTVGRKRKKMAIGIHDLDKIPDRKITYKLASLNEKMRPLFIGRNMEIREVLKSTEQGISYGELSLYNGSHPAIYSGNEIISLPPVINSDITRIEPGTKNLLIDITGNDFYTISSTLNLITSVLNENHGSIIGKVEIVYSNGNEERKVLTPTLERKQIRIETEYIIKNLGFELSLNDITELLEKMRFKVASVSEDSINVIVPEYRMDILHKVDLVEDIAMAYGYNSIPLDFKYTPLDGRISDLTVVEKIIREVSTGLGFQEILGFILSGDDASKFIGENEEVIRVKNPVTETMKIIRPSIIPSLLYAIKESQHLQLPIKIFEIGECGYASGGIPITENKAGYAIVNEGASFEEMQSHIYSLLEILKLKPISKREEKSFLIKGRSASLFIEKERIGYIGEVHPRILEMFGVKYPVVVAELCIDKLKEKMEL, from the coding sequence ATGCCCGTGCTTCAAATTTACAAAAAAAGGTTGGCAAAATTCATAGAAAAAGAATTTTCAGAAGAAGAACTTTCTAATCTTCTTTTCAACTTGAAATCAGAAAGCAGAACTATAGACAATCAGCTTTTAGAAGTCGAAGTTAATAGCGATAGGCCTGATTTATATATAAGTGAAGGTTTGGGAAGGGCTATTAAAGGCTTACTGGGAAAGAAAAAAGGGCTTTTCGAGCCAAATACCTTAATAGATAATATAGAGGTCTTAGCTGAATATGTGCCAAGCAGACCGCAGATTGTAATAGCTACAATTCGAGGAATTTCTCTCGATGACGAAGACATAAAAGAGCTAATCCAGTTTCAGGAAAAGCTTCATTTAACTGTTGGAAGAAAAAGGAAGAAAATGGCTATTGGAATACATGATTTAGATAAGATTCCTGATAGGAAAATAACTTATAAGCTTGCCAGCCTCAATGAAAAAATGAGACCTCTATTTATAGGTAGAAACATGGAGATAAGGGAAGTTCTAAAATCAACAGAGCAAGGAATAAGCTATGGGGAGCTTTCTCTTTACAATGGCAGCCATCCTGCAATCTACTCTGGTAATGAAATAATAAGCCTACCTCCAGTCATAAACTCAGATATTACTAGAATTGAGCCGGGCACAAAAAATCTTTTAATTGACATCACTGGCAACGATTTTTATACCATTTCGAGCACTCTTAATTTGATAACAAGCGTTTTGAATGAAAACCATGGAAGTATAATTGGAAAAGTTGAAATTGTTTATTCTAACGGAAATGAGGAAAGAAAGGTGTTGACCCCTACGCTAGAAAGAAAGCAAATTCGGATCGAAACAGAATATATAATTAAAAATTTAGGCTTCGAGTTGTCATTGAATGACATAACAGAGCTTTTAGAAAAAATGAGGTTTAAAGTTGCTTCTGTTTCTGAAGATAGCATAAATGTAATAGTGCCAGAATACAGAATGGACATTCTGCATAAAGTAGATTTAGTAGAAGATATTGCAATGGCTTACGGGTATAATTCTATACCCTTAGATTTCAAATACACACCTCTGGATGGAAGAATTTCAGATTTAACTGTTGTAGAAAAAATTATAAGAGAAGTAAGCACAGGATTAGGATTTCAAGAAATACTCGGATTTATTCTATCAGGAGATGACGCGTCTAAATTTATAGGAGAAAATGAAGAAGTAATCAGAGTAAAAAATCCGGTTACAGAGACAATGAAAATTATAAGACCTTCAATTATACCTTCGTTACTTTATGCGATTAAAGAAAGTCAACATCTCCAGCTTCCAATTAAGATATTCGAAATCGGAGAATGTGGATATGCGAGCGGTGGAATCCCAATTACTGAAAACAAAGCAGGATATGCAATTGTGAATGAAGGAGCAAGTTTTGAAGAGATGCAATCTCATATATATTCGTTGCTAGAAATTCTGAAGCTAAAGCCAATTTCGAAGAGAGAGGAAAAAAGCTTCTTAATTAAGGGGAGAAGCGCATCATTATTTATAGAAAAAGAAAGAATTGGCTATATAGGAGAAGTCCATCCAAGAATATTGGAAATGTTCGGAGTAAAATATCCTGTGGTGGTTGCTGAACTCTGCATTGATAAATTGAAAGAAAAAATGGAGCTCTAG
- a CDS encoding Gfo/Idh/MocA family protein, translated as MEKGIGIIGAGYMGQAHIRVLSEIAKKYSLKITFVVEPDINKGMDISAKYQLRYYQTLSEAIKNEENFIAFVSSPTSTHLDYIDELLSNGIEYIFVEKPLGSDINRAKEIFKKYGRNVLEKVMVGHIERFNPAFVEFKKIVKEESVLGDPISITSRRVGPFAGRIRDTGVILDLAIHDIDLSLSLFDNEPKGIDSYKYNVYSKEYEDSCFIILNYGKFLHFIEANRVTPYKERKAIFTGTKGIGIIDYMQQSLEVFTGLWKMERSVNKREPLAVEDEAFLNAVIKKEKVPVTFEDGIRSLEIALKALEIAKNNNK; from the coding sequence TTGGAAAAAGGCATAGGAATAATAGGAGCAGGCTACATGGGACAGGCACATATAAGAGTTCTATCTGAAATTGCGAAGAAATATAGCTTAAAGATAACCTTTGTAGTGGAACCTGACATAAATAAAGGAATGGATATATCCGCTAAGTATCAGCTAAGATATTACCAAACACTATCCGAAGCAATAAAGAATGAGGAAAATTTTATAGCATTTGTTTCTTCGCCCACATCCACTCACTTAGACTACATTGATGAGCTTTTGTCTAATGGAATTGAATACATTTTTGTGGAAAAGCCGCTGGGAAGCGATATAAATAGAGCAAAAGAGATTTTTAAAAAATATGGAAGAAATGTGTTAGAAAAGGTAATGGTCGGTCATATAGAAAGGTTTAACCCTGCGTTTGTAGAGTTCAAAAAAATTGTAAAAGAGGAAAGTGTGCTAGGAGACCCCATAAGTATTACTTCGAGAAGAGTTGGGCCTTTTGCGGGCAGAATTAGAGATACTGGAGTAATATTAGATCTAGCAATTCATGACATAGACCTCTCTCTAAGTCTCTTTGATAATGAACCTAAAGGAATAGATTCTTACAAGTACAATGTTTATAGCAAGGAGTACGAAGACTCTTGCTTTATAATACTGAATTACGGAAAATTCCTCCACTTTATAGAGGCCAACAGAGTTACCCCATATAAAGAGAGGAAAGCTATATTTACAGGCACTAAAGGCATAGGTATAATAGATTATATGCAACAGTCATTAGAAGTATTTACTGGTCTATGGAAAATGGAAAGATCTGTTAACAAGAGAGAGCCTTTGGCTGTTGAAGACGAAGCATTCCTTAATGCTGTTATTAAAAAAGAAAAAGTCCCTGTGACTTTTGAAGATGGAATTAGAAGCCTAGAAATCGCATTAAAGGCTTTAGAAATAGCGAAAAATAACAATAAATAA
- a CDS encoding phenylalanine--tRNA ligase subunit alpha: protein MESKYELSDNEQKVVKFLADKNEVFSIEELASGCNIPISTANAVVELLKSKGLVREEVNYKIQYKLTEEGKKVLEKGFPEEALLDALREKQEIDMKELEKNIDRKILPIALAAGKKRGLIDIKNGKVKLIPEKVEELKKDKEILLKIERSESVEGFKERIEILIKRGLIEKKILKERKIKPEAKKIKEVLEKGESVVSKITSSIIVSGKWREVKFKEYNVEAEPPKVYPGIQHFYSKFIEKIKMILLELGFKEVYGSIIEQEFWNFDVLFQAQDHPSREIHDTFWIDKEVKEIFARKELIEKTREVHEYGGKTGSIGWRYKWDQEVAKRLILRTQTTVVSGRTLSLSPEAPFRFFTIGKVFRPDVIDARHLPEFYQFDAIISEKDMSFSKFLGMLKLFFKKMGFEELIFKPAYFPFTEPSVEGYVKIGNLGYVEVFGAGMFRPEVLEIFDIKHPVGAWGMGLDRLAMALLNLSDIRMLYDRNLENLRNSYSNALKYLNY, encoded by the coding sequence ATGGAAAGTAAGTATGAATTAAGCGATAATGAGCAAAAGGTTGTAAAATTCTTAGCTGATAAAAATGAAGTCTTCAGTATAGAAGAATTAGCTAGCGGTTGCAATATTCCTATCTCCACAGCGAATGCTGTAGTTGAACTTTTAAAATCTAAGGGTTTGGTGAGAGAGGAGGTAAATTATAAGATACAATATAAGTTAACGGAAGAAGGAAAAAAAGTCCTCGAAAAGGGATTTCCGGAAGAAGCATTATTGGATGCTTTAAGAGAAAAACAGGAAATAGATATGAAAGAGCTCGAGAAAAACATAGACAGAAAGATTCTCCCAATTGCGCTTGCTGCAGGGAAGAAGAGAGGTTTAATAGACATAAAAAATGGTAAAGTTAAGTTAATTCCAGAAAAGGTAGAAGAGCTAAAGAAAGACAAAGAAATTCTTTTAAAAATAGAAAGAAGCGAGAGCGTAGAAGGATTTAAAGAAAGAATAGAGATCTTAATAAAGAGAGGTCTTATTGAGAAAAAAATTCTAAAGGAAAGAAAGATCAAGCCTGAAGCTAAGAAAATAAAGGAAGTGCTTGAAAAAGGAGAATCGGTCGTCTCAAAAATAACCTCTTCAATCATTGTGAGCGGCAAATGGAGAGAAGTAAAATTCAAAGAATATAACGTTGAGGCTGAGCCTCCTAAAGTTTATCCCGGTATTCAGCATTTTTACAGCAAATTTATTGAGAAAATTAAAATGATACTTTTAGAGCTTGGATTTAAAGAAGTCTACGGTTCGATAATTGAACAGGAATTTTGGAATTTTGACGTTCTATTTCAAGCTCAGGATCATCCTTCTAGAGAAATACACGATACTTTTTGGATTGATAAAGAAGTAAAGGAAATATTTGCTAGAAAGGAGCTGATCGAGAAGACTAGAGAAGTTCATGAATATGGCGGAAAAACTGGTAGCATCGGATGGAGATATAAGTGGGATCAAGAGGTGGCAAAAAGATTAATACTTAGGACGCAGACTACAGTGGTTTCGGGAAGGACTTTAAGCTTAAGTCCTGAGGCTCCGTTTAGATTTTTTACAATAGGGAAAGTCTTCAGGCCGGATGTTATAGATGCAAGGCATCTACCTGAGTTTTATCAATTTGATGCGATCATATCCGAGAAGGACATGTCATTTAGCAAGTTTTTAGGAATGCTGAAGCTGTTCTTTAAAAAAATGGGATTTGAGGAGCTTATTTTTAAGCCAGCTTACTTCCCGTTTACTGAGCCTAGTGTAGAGGGTTACGTGAAAATTGGTAACTTAGGCTATGTCGAAGTTTTTGGTGCAGGAATGTTCAGGCCAGAGGTGCTTGAAATTTTCGATATAAAACATCCTGTTGGTGCTTGGGGAATGGGCCTGGACAGGCTTGCTATGGCTTTATTGAATCTAAGCGATATAAGAATGCTCTATGACAGAAATTTAGAAAATCTGAGAAATTCCTACTCAAATGCTCTTAAATATTTGAATTACTAA
- a CDS encoding polyprenyl synthetase family protein yields the protein MINFRNNLEAFFEDKKTLLDKKISELLEEHVEANAIDVSKYIVEGGKRLRGLLTLFITDVLVNDYNRAVRAAVALELVHSCSLAIDDIIDQDVKRRGRPSVWVAKGISKTVLVSNLLIPIAIKEVSYLGTSAVKKVIETWLKVTMGEIYDVFDESSSYLKTIEYKTSSLFQLSLDLAVIASNREDLINVFERYGLYLGYLYQISDDLVDAKKYIENKNEEKPLFLIKMLNWLGASNLISWEELKLMVFKKLNEFYNSAITAINGINDKDLTLILKELPIYIVDKILEEGNLKWNLVE from the coding sequence TTGATAAACTTTCGCAATAATTTGGAAGCCTTCTTTGAAGATAAAAAAACACTTTTGGACAAAAAGATCAGCGAGTTATTGGAAGAGCATGTAGAAGCCAATGCCATTGATGTATCCAAATATATAGTAGAAGGCGGGAAAAGGCTTAGAGGTCTCCTAACTCTCTTCATTACTGATGTTTTAGTAAATGACTACAACAGAGCGGTGAGGGCAGCTGTTGCATTGGAATTGGTGCACTCTTGCAGCTTAGCAATTGATGACATAATCGATCAGGATGTAAAAAGAAGAGGTAGGCCTTCGGTATGGGTTGCTAAAGGAATTTCTAAAACAGTTCTTGTAAGCAACTTATTAATACCTATTGCAATTAAGGAAGTTTCTTATTTGGGAACTTCAGCTGTAAAGAAGGTAATAGAGACGTGGCTGAAGGTGACTATGGGGGAAATCTATGATGTTTTCGATGAAAGTTCTTCTTATCTGAAAACTATCGAATATAAAACCTCAAGCCTGTTTCAGCTTAGTCTTGACTTAGCCGTAATAGCTTCAAATAGAGAAGATCTTATAAATGTATTTGAAAGATACGGTTTATATCTGGGTTATCTGTACCAGATTAGCGATGACTTGGTTGATGCTAAGAAATATATTGAAAATAAAAATGAAGAAAAGCCTTTATTTTTAATAAAGATGCTAAATTGGCTTGGTGCCAGCAATTTGATCTCATGGGAAGAACTTAAACTAATGGTTTTTAAGAAATTAAATGAATTTTATAACTCAGCTATTACCGCTATAAATGGTATTAATGATAAAGACCTGACGCTTATACTGAAAGAGTTACCAATCTATATTGTCGACAAGATTTTGGAAGAGGGAAACTTGAAATGGAATTTAGTAGAATAA
- the amrS gene encoding AmmeMemoRadiSam system radical SAM enzyme codes for MVDEYRTPLNNSQNLRVAKFWDQVEGKEKTVKCKLCKRYCEISNNSYGACGVRKNIDGKLYTLVYGLLTAVAIDPIEKKPLFHFKPGSSVLSISTVGCNFFCQFCQNWEISQSRLEEGLYGNYYEPEEIVNIALSNRADGISYTYNEPTVFYEYMYDVAKIAKQKALFNTMVTNGYISEYALEEISSYMDAATVDFKGSGNKEFYQKYMGVPDPSPIFDTLTLMKEKKIHIEITDLVVPKIGDREEDIDKLTKWIVENLGDETPFHILRFYPQYKLNYLPITPVKTLEKFAEIAKNNGLKYVYIGNVPGHGLENTYCPSCGKVLIEREGFYIEKINLTEDGRCKYCGYKTNIIL; via the coding sequence TTGGTTGATGAATATAGAACTCCCTTAAATAATTCTCAAAATTTAAGAGTTGCAAAGTTTTGGGATCAGGTAGAAGGAAAAGAGAAAACTGTAAAATGCAAGCTTTGCAAGAGGTATTGCGAAATATCTAATAATAGCTATGGAGCATGCGGTGTAAGAAAGAATATAGATGGAAAGCTTTATACATTAGTCTACGGTCTTCTTACAGCTGTTGCTATTGATCCAATAGAGAAGAAGCCCTTGTTTCACTTTAAACCAGGCTCCTCGGTTCTTTCAATTTCTACCGTTGGGTGTAACTTCTTCTGTCAATTTTGTCAGAACTGGGAAATAAGCCAGTCGAGGTTGGAGGAAGGACTTTACGGAAACTATTACGAACCTGAAGAAATAGTTAATATAGCATTATCAAATAGGGCAGATGGAATTTCATATACTTATAATGAGCCTACAGTATTTTATGAATATATGTATGATGTCGCAAAAATAGCCAAGCAGAAGGCACTTTTCAATACAATGGTTACAAATGGATATATAAGCGAATATGCTTTAGAGGAGATTTCATCGTATATGGATGCAGCAACTGTTGATTTTAAGGGCAGCGGAAATAAAGAGTTTTATCAGAAATATATGGGAGTGCCAGATCCCTCACCTATTTTTGACACCTTAACTCTCATGAAAGAGAAGAAAATTCACATTGAAATAACTGATCTCGTAGTTCCCAAAATCGGTGATAGAGAAGAAGATATTGATAAGCTTACAAAGTGGATCGTGGAAAACCTCGGCGATGAGACACCTTTCCATATATTAAGATTTTATCCCCAATACAAGCTGAATTATCTGCCTATAACCCCTGTAAAGACTTTAGAAAAATTTGCAGAAATAGCTAAAAATAATGGACTAAAATATGTATACATAGGCAATGTTCCCGGACACGGGCTTGAAAATACATACTGCCCATCATGCGGAAAAGTTCTTATTGAGAGGGAAGGTTTTTATATAGAAAAAATAAATCTCACAGAAGACGGGAGATGCAAATACTGCGGATATAAGACAAACATAATATTATAA